A single genomic interval of Oncorhynchus mykiss isolate Arlee chromosome 13, USDA_OmykA_1.1, whole genome shotgun sequence harbors:
- the LOC110486655 gene encoding mediator of RNA polymerase II transcription subunit 25 isoform X3, with protein MDLPIKPGANQVADVVFVIEGTANLGPYFESLRKHYILPAIEYFNGGPPAETDFGGDYGGTQYGLVVFNTVDCAPESYVQCHAPTSSAFEFVSWIDSIQFMGGGAESCSLIAEGLSVALQLFDDFKKMREQIGQTHKVCVLLCNSPPYLLPAVESVSYTGCTADNLVKIIRDRGIHFSVVSPRKLPALRALFDRASPVGGQVDPHPDYSQDPFHMILVRGISLPVSSGGGSGPLKPILPPQPLPVSQPPLGPASQAPPPISTAHPYQAAAQMAVEAANNQKSRFPGMVNPGPPFSGQSTLPSVAGVKLASSSQPSLSTVTIVSTPMLPQQQAPPPQQQQVQPPGQPQPNQQQPVPPQQQPTANQQTPPSSQPGMPGVSAAQANPIGGQQQGVANKIVAWSGVLEWQEKPKASSMDSNTKLTRSLPCQVQVNQGENLNADQWPQKLIMQLIPQQLLTTLGPLFRNSRMVQFLFTNKDVESLKGLYRIMATGFAGCVHFPHSAPCEVRVLMLLYSSKKRIFMGLIPNDQSGFVNGIRQVITNHKQVQQHRSMGSGGPMPGPPGQVQPNQNFLNRPQGPIPVSHGNVQQQSVVVGMPSVSQVTLMEEQQRQANLMTMRASGAPNQQPPVTGAPPNQVAQGGQAPPQGAMLRLPNPGANPQLRSLLLSQQQPQGGVGHMQGMMPHQGLGGQLVHPTPGAGPQMQAQWRQPLAGQMMMAAGQRGPGAQPPGMPQVSSVMEDEILMDLI; from the exons ATGGACCTGCCCATTAAACCTGGCGCCAATCAAGTGGCAGACGTGGTGTTCGTCATCGAAGGAACTGCAAACCTCGGCCCCTATTTTGAATCCCTCAGAAAACATTACATACTACCTGCAATCGA GTACTTCAATGGAGGCCCTCCAGCAGAGACAGACTTTGGAGGAGAT TATGGAGGCACACAGTATGGTCTTGTTGTGTTCAACACAGTGGACTGTGCTCCTGAATCCTACGTCCAGTGTCACGCACCAACCAGCTCAGCCTTTGAGTTTGTCTCGTGGATTGACAGCATCCA GTTcatgggaggaggagcagagagctGTAGTCTCATCGCAGAGGGTCTGTCTGTGGCCTTGCAGCTCTTTGATGACTTCAAAAAGATGAGGGAGCAAAT AGGTCAGACACACAAAGTCTGTGTGCTGCTGTGTAACTCTCCGCCATACCTGCTCCCTGCCGTGGAGAGTGTCAGCTATACGGGCTGCACTGCAGACAATCTGGTCAAGATCATCAGAGAT AGAGGGATTCATTTTTCTGTGGTGTCGCCACGGAAACTGCCAGCGTTACGGGCGCTGTTCGACAGGGCGTCACCAGTCGGGGGACAGGTCGACCCCCACCCAGACTACAGCCAAGACCCCTTCCACATGATCCTGGTTAGGGGTATCTCACTTCCTG TGTCATCAGGGGGAGGATCGGGCCCTCTCAAACCAATTCTACCCCCTCAACCCCTGCCTGTCAGTCAGCCTCCTCTTGGTCCCGCCTCGCAGGCTCCTCCACCAATAAGCACGGCCCATCCATATCAG GCAGCTGCACAGATGGCTGTAGAGGCAGCTAACAACCAGAAGAGTCGCT TCCCAGGCATGGTCAATCCTGGTCCCCCATTCAGCGGTCAGTCAACTCTCCCATCTGTAGCAGGAGTAAAGTTGGCTTCTTCCAGTCAGCCCAGCCTATCCACAGTCACCATAGTTTCCACACCCATGTTGCCTCAGCAACAAGCCCCTCCCCCGCAGCAGCAACAAGTCCAGCCGCCGGGACAACCACAGCCCAATCAGCAGCAGCCGGTGCCCCCTCAGCAGCAGCCCACAGCCAATCAGCAGACGCCCCCATCCTCACAGCCTGGCATG CCTGGTGTGTCTGCAGCCCAGGCAAATCCGATTGGGGGGCAGCAGCAAGGCGTTGCCAATAAGATTGTAGCATGGAGTGGGGTACTGGAGTGGCAAGAG AAGCCTAAAGCCTCGTCTATGGATTCCAATACCAAACTCACTCGCTCCCTGCCCTGCCAGGTGCAAGTCAACCAAGGAGAGAACCT AAATGCCGACCAGTGGCCACAGAAGCTCATCATGCAATTGATCCCACAACAGCTACTG ACAACACTCGGTCCCCTCTTCAGAAACTCTAGAATGGTTCAGTTTCTCTTCACCAACAAAGATGTGGAGTCACTAAAAGGTCTTTATCGTATCATGGCCACTGGATTT GCGGGGTGCGTCCACTTCCCCCACAGCGCCCCCTGTGAGGTGCGGGTGCTCATGCTGCTCTACTCCTCCAAGAAGAGGATTTTCATGGGCCTCATCCCCAACGACCAGAGTGGCTTCGTCAACGGCATCCGACAGGTCATCACCAACCACAAACAGGTCCAGCAGCACCGCTCG ATGGGTTCAGGAGGGCCGATGCCAGGGCCACCTGGCCAGGTTCAACCCAATCAGAACTTCCTCAACCGGCCGCAGGGGCCCATCCCTGTCTCCCATGGCAACGTGCAGCAGCAG tCTGTGGTGGTGGGCATGCCCTCTGTTAGTCAGGTCACTCTGATGGAGGAACAGCAGAGACAGGCCAACCTG ATGACGATGAGAGCATCCGGCGCACCTAATCAGCAGCCACCCGTCACTGGTGCTCCGCCCAACCAGGTCGCTCAGGGTGGACAGGCCCCGCCCCAGGGTGCCATGCTCCGCCTTCCAAACCCAGGAGCCAATCCACAGCTGCGCAGTCTCCTCCTCAGCCAACAGCAGCCA CAGGGTGGTGTTGGTCACATGCAGGGCATGATGCCTCACCAGGGGCTGGGAGGGCAGCTGGTCCACCCTACTCCAGGAGCGGGCCCCCAAATGCAGGCCCAGTGGAGACAGCCCCTGGCAG gtcagaTGATGATGGCTGCTGGTCAGAGGGGCCCTGGAGCCCAGCCCCCCGGGATGCCCCAGGTGTCTTCCGTCATGGAGGATGAGATTCTCATGGACCTTATTTGA
- the LOC110486655 gene encoding mediator of RNA polymerase II transcription subunit 25 isoform X1 yields the protein MDLPIKPGANQVADVVFVIEGTANLGPYFESLRKHYILPAIEYFNGGPPAETDFGGDYGGTQYGLVVFNTVDCAPESYVQCHAPTSSAFEFVSWIDSIQFMGGGAESCSLIAEGLSVALQLFDDFKKMREQIGQTHKVCVLLCNSPPYLLPAVESVSYTGCTADNLVKIIRDRGIHFSVVSPRKLPALRALFDRASPVGGQVDPHPDYSQDPFHMILVRGISLPVSSGGGSGPLKPILPPQPLPVSQPPLGPASQAPPPISTAHPYQPPPSLNAAQAAAQMAVEAANNQKSRFPGMVNPGPPFSGQSTLPSVAGVKLASSSQPSLSTVTIVSTPMLPQQQAPPPQQQQVQPPGQPQPNQQQPVPPQQQPTANQQTPPSSQPGMPGVSAAQANPIGGQQQGVANKIVAWSGVLEWQEKPKASSMDSNTKLTRSLPCQVQVNQGENLNADQWPQKLIMQLIPQQLLTTLGPLFRNSRMVQFLFTNKDVESLKGLYRIMATGFAGCVHFPHSAPCEVRVLMLLYSSKKRIFMGLIPNDQSGFVNGIRQVITNHKQVQQHRSMGSGGPMPGPPGQVQPNQNFLNRPQGPIPVSHGNVQQQSVVVGMPSVSQVTLMEEQQRQANLMTMRASGAPNQQPPVTGAPPNQVAQGGQAPPQGAMLRLPNPGANPQLRSLLLSQQQPQGGVGHMQGMMPHQGLGGQLVHPTPGAGPQMQAQWRQPLAGQMMMAAGQRGPGAQPPGMPQVSSVMEDEILMDLI from the exons ATGGACCTGCCCATTAAACCTGGCGCCAATCAAGTGGCAGACGTGGTGTTCGTCATCGAAGGAACTGCAAACCTCGGCCCCTATTTTGAATCCCTCAGAAAACATTACATACTACCTGCAATCGA GTACTTCAATGGAGGCCCTCCAGCAGAGACAGACTTTGGAGGAGAT TATGGAGGCACACAGTATGGTCTTGTTGTGTTCAACACAGTGGACTGTGCTCCTGAATCCTACGTCCAGTGTCACGCACCAACCAGCTCAGCCTTTGAGTTTGTCTCGTGGATTGACAGCATCCA GTTcatgggaggaggagcagagagctGTAGTCTCATCGCAGAGGGTCTGTCTGTGGCCTTGCAGCTCTTTGATGACTTCAAAAAGATGAGGGAGCAAAT AGGTCAGACACACAAAGTCTGTGTGCTGCTGTGTAACTCTCCGCCATACCTGCTCCCTGCCGTGGAGAGTGTCAGCTATACGGGCTGCACTGCAGACAATCTGGTCAAGATCATCAGAGAT AGAGGGATTCATTTTTCTGTGGTGTCGCCACGGAAACTGCCAGCGTTACGGGCGCTGTTCGACAGGGCGTCACCAGTCGGGGGACAGGTCGACCCCCACCCAGACTACAGCCAAGACCCCTTCCACATGATCCTGGTTAGGGGTATCTCACTTCCTG TGTCATCAGGGGGAGGATCGGGCCCTCTCAAACCAATTCTACCCCCTCAACCCCTGCCTGTCAGTCAGCCTCCTCTTGGTCCCGCCTCGCAGGCTCCTCCACCAATAAGCACGGCCCATCCATATCAG CCCCCACCTTCCCTTAACGCGGCCCAGGCAGCTGCACAGATGGCTGTAGAGGCAGCTAACAACCAGAAGAGTCGCT TCCCAGGCATGGTCAATCCTGGTCCCCCATTCAGCGGTCAGTCAACTCTCCCATCTGTAGCAGGAGTAAAGTTGGCTTCTTCCAGTCAGCCCAGCCTATCCACAGTCACCATAGTTTCCACACCCATGTTGCCTCAGCAACAAGCCCCTCCCCCGCAGCAGCAACAAGTCCAGCCGCCGGGACAACCACAGCCCAATCAGCAGCAGCCGGTGCCCCCTCAGCAGCAGCCCACAGCCAATCAGCAGACGCCCCCATCCTCACAGCCTGGCATG CCTGGTGTGTCTGCAGCCCAGGCAAATCCGATTGGGGGGCAGCAGCAAGGCGTTGCCAATAAGATTGTAGCATGGAGTGGGGTACTGGAGTGGCAAGAG AAGCCTAAAGCCTCGTCTATGGATTCCAATACCAAACTCACTCGCTCCCTGCCCTGCCAGGTGCAAGTCAACCAAGGAGAGAACCT AAATGCCGACCAGTGGCCACAGAAGCTCATCATGCAATTGATCCCACAACAGCTACTG ACAACACTCGGTCCCCTCTTCAGAAACTCTAGAATGGTTCAGTTTCTCTTCACCAACAAAGATGTGGAGTCACTAAAAGGTCTTTATCGTATCATGGCCACTGGATTT GCGGGGTGCGTCCACTTCCCCCACAGCGCCCCCTGTGAGGTGCGGGTGCTCATGCTGCTCTACTCCTCCAAGAAGAGGATTTTCATGGGCCTCATCCCCAACGACCAGAGTGGCTTCGTCAACGGCATCCGACAGGTCATCACCAACCACAAACAGGTCCAGCAGCACCGCTCG ATGGGTTCAGGAGGGCCGATGCCAGGGCCACCTGGCCAGGTTCAACCCAATCAGAACTTCCTCAACCGGCCGCAGGGGCCCATCCCTGTCTCCCATGGCAACGTGCAGCAGCAG tCTGTGGTGGTGGGCATGCCCTCTGTTAGTCAGGTCACTCTGATGGAGGAACAGCAGAGACAGGCCAACCTG ATGACGATGAGAGCATCCGGCGCACCTAATCAGCAGCCACCCGTCACTGGTGCTCCGCCCAACCAGGTCGCTCAGGGTGGACAGGCCCCGCCCCAGGGTGCCATGCTCCGCCTTCCAAACCCAGGAGCCAATCCACAGCTGCGCAGTCTCCTCCTCAGCCAACAGCAGCCA CAGGGTGGTGTTGGTCACATGCAGGGCATGATGCCTCACCAGGGGCTGGGAGGGCAGCTGGTCCACCCTACTCCAGGAGCGGGCCCCCAAATGCAGGCCCAGTGGAGACAGCCCCTGGCAG gtcagaTGATGATGGCTGCTGGTCAGAGGGGCCCTGGAGCCCAGCCCCCCGGGATGCCCCAGGTGTCTTCCGTCATGGAGGATGAGATTCTCATGGACCTTATTTGA
- the LOC110486655 gene encoding mediator of RNA polymerase II transcription subunit 25 isoform X4 has product MDLPIKPGANQVADVVFVIEGTANLGPYFESLRKHYILPAIEYFNGGPPAETDFGGDYGGTQYGLVVFNTVDCAPESYVQCHAPTSSAFEFVSWIDSIQFMGGGAESCSLIAEGLSVALQLFDDFKKMREQIGQTHKVCVLLCNSPPYLLPAVESVSYTGCTADNLVKIIRDRGIHFSVVSPRKLPALRALFDRASPVGGQVDPHPDYSQDPFHMILVRGISLPVSSGGGSGPLKPILPPQPLPVSQPPLGPASQAPPPISTAHPYQPPPSLNAAQAAAQMAVEAANNQKSRFPGMVNPGPPFSGQSTLPSVAGVKLASSSQPSLSTVTIVSTPMLPQQQAPPPQQQQVQPPGQPQPNQQQPVPPQQQPTANQQTPPSSQPGMPGVSAAQANPIGGQQQGVANKIVAWSGVLEWQEKPKASSMDSNTKLTRSLPCQVQVNQGENLNADQWPQKLIMQLIPQQLLTTLGPLFRNSRMVQFLFTNKDVESLKGLYRIMATGFAGCVHFPHSAPCEVRVLMLLYSSKKRIFMGLIPNDQSGFVNGIRQVITNHKQVQQHRSMGSGGPMPGPPGQVQPNQNFLNRPQGPIPVSHGNVQQQMTMRASGAPNQQPPVTGAPPNQVAQGGQAPPQGAMLRLPNPGANPQLRSLLLSQQQPQGGVGHMQGMMPHQGLGGQLVHPTPGAGPQMQAQWRQPLAGQMMMAAGQRGPGAQPPGMPQVSSVMEDEILMDLI; this is encoded by the exons ATGGACCTGCCCATTAAACCTGGCGCCAATCAAGTGGCAGACGTGGTGTTCGTCATCGAAGGAACTGCAAACCTCGGCCCCTATTTTGAATCCCTCAGAAAACATTACATACTACCTGCAATCGA GTACTTCAATGGAGGCCCTCCAGCAGAGACAGACTTTGGAGGAGAT TATGGAGGCACACAGTATGGTCTTGTTGTGTTCAACACAGTGGACTGTGCTCCTGAATCCTACGTCCAGTGTCACGCACCAACCAGCTCAGCCTTTGAGTTTGTCTCGTGGATTGACAGCATCCA GTTcatgggaggaggagcagagagctGTAGTCTCATCGCAGAGGGTCTGTCTGTGGCCTTGCAGCTCTTTGATGACTTCAAAAAGATGAGGGAGCAAAT AGGTCAGACACACAAAGTCTGTGTGCTGCTGTGTAACTCTCCGCCATACCTGCTCCCTGCCGTGGAGAGTGTCAGCTATACGGGCTGCACTGCAGACAATCTGGTCAAGATCATCAGAGAT AGAGGGATTCATTTTTCTGTGGTGTCGCCACGGAAACTGCCAGCGTTACGGGCGCTGTTCGACAGGGCGTCACCAGTCGGGGGACAGGTCGACCCCCACCCAGACTACAGCCAAGACCCCTTCCACATGATCCTGGTTAGGGGTATCTCACTTCCTG TGTCATCAGGGGGAGGATCGGGCCCTCTCAAACCAATTCTACCCCCTCAACCCCTGCCTGTCAGTCAGCCTCCTCTTGGTCCCGCCTCGCAGGCTCCTCCACCAATAAGCACGGCCCATCCATATCAG CCCCCACCTTCCCTTAACGCGGCCCAGGCAGCTGCACAGATGGCTGTAGAGGCAGCTAACAACCAGAAGAGTCGCT TCCCAGGCATGGTCAATCCTGGTCCCCCATTCAGCGGTCAGTCAACTCTCCCATCTGTAGCAGGAGTAAAGTTGGCTTCTTCCAGTCAGCCCAGCCTATCCACAGTCACCATAGTTTCCACACCCATGTTGCCTCAGCAACAAGCCCCTCCCCCGCAGCAGCAACAAGTCCAGCCGCCGGGACAACCACAGCCCAATCAGCAGCAGCCGGTGCCCCCTCAGCAGCAGCCCACAGCCAATCAGCAGACGCCCCCATCCTCACAGCCTGGCATG CCTGGTGTGTCTGCAGCCCAGGCAAATCCGATTGGGGGGCAGCAGCAAGGCGTTGCCAATAAGATTGTAGCATGGAGTGGGGTACTGGAGTGGCAAGAG AAGCCTAAAGCCTCGTCTATGGATTCCAATACCAAACTCACTCGCTCCCTGCCCTGCCAGGTGCAAGTCAACCAAGGAGAGAACCT AAATGCCGACCAGTGGCCACAGAAGCTCATCATGCAATTGATCCCACAACAGCTACTG ACAACACTCGGTCCCCTCTTCAGAAACTCTAGAATGGTTCAGTTTCTCTTCACCAACAAAGATGTGGAGTCACTAAAAGGTCTTTATCGTATCATGGCCACTGGATTT GCGGGGTGCGTCCACTTCCCCCACAGCGCCCCCTGTGAGGTGCGGGTGCTCATGCTGCTCTACTCCTCCAAGAAGAGGATTTTCATGGGCCTCATCCCCAACGACCAGAGTGGCTTCGTCAACGGCATCCGACAGGTCATCACCAACCACAAACAGGTCCAGCAGCACCGCTCG ATGGGTTCAGGAGGGCCGATGCCAGGGCCACCTGGCCAGGTTCAACCCAATCAGAACTTCCTCAACCGGCCGCAGGGGCCCATCCCTGTCTCCCATGGCAACGTGCAGCAGCAG ATGACGATGAGAGCATCCGGCGCACCTAATCAGCAGCCACCCGTCACTGGTGCTCCGCCCAACCAGGTCGCTCAGGGTGGACAGGCCCCGCCCCAGGGTGCCATGCTCCGCCTTCCAAACCCAGGAGCCAATCCACAGCTGCGCAGTCTCCTCCTCAGCCAACAGCAGCCA CAGGGTGGTGTTGGTCACATGCAGGGCATGATGCCTCACCAGGGGCTGGGAGGGCAGCTGGTCCACCCTACTCCAGGAGCGGGCCCCCAAATGCAGGCCCAGTGGAGACAGCCCCTGGCAG gtcagaTGATGATGGCTGCTGGTCAGAGGGGCCCTGGAGCCCAGCCCCCCGGGATGCCCCAGGTGTCTTCCGTCATGGAGGATGAGATTCTCATGGACCTTATTTGA
- the LOC110486655 gene encoding mediator of RNA polymerase II transcription subunit 25 isoform X2 yields MDLPIKPGANQVADVVFVIEGTANLGPYFESLRKHYILPAIEYFNGGPPAETDFGGDYGGTQYGLVVFNTVDCAPESYVQCHAPTSSAFEFVSWIDSIQFMGGGAESCSLIAEGLSVALQLFDDFKKMREQIGQTHKVCVLLCNSPPYLLPAVESVSYTGCTADNLVKIIRDRGIHFSVVSPRKLPALRALFDRASPVGGQVDPHPDYSQDPFHMILVRGISLPVSSGGGSGPLKPILPPQPLPVSQPPLGPASQAPPPISTAHPYQPPPSLNAAQAAAQMAVEAANNQKSRFPGMVNPGPPFSGQSTLPSVAGVKLASSSQPSLSTVTIVSTPMLPQQQAPPPQQQQVQPPGQPQPNQQQPVPPQQQPTANQQTPPSSQPGMPGVSAAQANPIGGQQQGVANKIVAWSGVLEWQEPKASSMDSNTKLTRSLPCQVQVNQGENLNADQWPQKLIMQLIPQQLLTTLGPLFRNSRMVQFLFTNKDVESLKGLYRIMATGFAGCVHFPHSAPCEVRVLMLLYSSKKRIFMGLIPNDQSGFVNGIRQVITNHKQVQQHRSMGSGGPMPGPPGQVQPNQNFLNRPQGPIPVSHGNVQQQSVVVGMPSVSQVTLMEEQQRQANLMTMRASGAPNQQPPVTGAPPNQVAQGGQAPPQGAMLRLPNPGANPQLRSLLLSQQQPQGGVGHMQGMMPHQGLGGQLVHPTPGAGPQMQAQWRQPLAGQMMMAAGQRGPGAQPPGMPQVSSVMEDEILMDLI; encoded by the exons ATGGACCTGCCCATTAAACCTGGCGCCAATCAAGTGGCAGACGTGGTGTTCGTCATCGAAGGAACTGCAAACCTCGGCCCCTATTTTGAATCCCTCAGAAAACATTACATACTACCTGCAATCGA GTACTTCAATGGAGGCCCTCCAGCAGAGACAGACTTTGGAGGAGAT TATGGAGGCACACAGTATGGTCTTGTTGTGTTCAACACAGTGGACTGTGCTCCTGAATCCTACGTCCAGTGTCACGCACCAACCAGCTCAGCCTTTGAGTTTGTCTCGTGGATTGACAGCATCCA GTTcatgggaggaggagcagagagctGTAGTCTCATCGCAGAGGGTCTGTCTGTGGCCTTGCAGCTCTTTGATGACTTCAAAAAGATGAGGGAGCAAAT AGGTCAGACACACAAAGTCTGTGTGCTGCTGTGTAACTCTCCGCCATACCTGCTCCCTGCCGTGGAGAGTGTCAGCTATACGGGCTGCACTGCAGACAATCTGGTCAAGATCATCAGAGAT AGAGGGATTCATTTTTCTGTGGTGTCGCCACGGAAACTGCCAGCGTTACGGGCGCTGTTCGACAGGGCGTCACCAGTCGGGGGACAGGTCGACCCCCACCCAGACTACAGCCAAGACCCCTTCCACATGATCCTGGTTAGGGGTATCTCACTTCCTG TGTCATCAGGGGGAGGATCGGGCCCTCTCAAACCAATTCTACCCCCTCAACCCCTGCCTGTCAGTCAGCCTCCTCTTGGTCCCGCCTCGCAGGCTCCTCCACCAATAAGCACGGCCCATCCATATCAG CCCCCACCTTCCCTTAACGCGGCCCAGGCAGCTGCACAGATGGCTGTAGAGGCAGCTAACAACCAGAAGAGTCGCT TCCCAGGCATGGTCAATCCTGGTCCCCCATTCAGCGGTCAGTCAACTCTCCCATCTGTAGCAGGAGTAAAGTTGGCTTCTTCCAGTCAGCCCAGCCTATCCACAGTCACCATAGTTTCCACACCCATGTTGCCTCAGCAACAAGCCCCTCCCCCGCAGCAGCAACAAGTCCAGCCGCCGGGACAACCACAGCCCAATCAGCAGCAGCCGGTGCCCCCTCAGCAGCAGCCCACAGCCAATCAGCAGACGCCCCCATCCTCACAGCCTGGCATG CCTGGTGTGTCTGCAGCCCAGGCAAATCCGATTGGGGGGCAGCAGCAAGGCGTTGCCAATAAGATTGTAGCATGGAGTGGGGTACTGGAGTGGCAAGAG CCTAAAGCCTCGTCTATGGATTCCAATACCAAACTCACTCGCTCCCTGCCCTGCCAGGTGCAAGTCAACCAAGGAGAGAACCT AAATGCCGACCAGTGGCCACAGAAGCTCATCATGCAATTGATCCCACAACAGCTACTG ACAACACTCGGTCCCCTCTTCAGAAACTCTAGAATGGTTCAGTTTCTCTTCACCAACAAAGATGTGGAGTCACTAAAAGGTCTTTATCGTATCATGGCCACTGGATTT GCGGGGTGCGTCCACTTCCCCCACAGCGCCCCCTGTGAGGTGCGGGTGCTCATGCTGCTCTACTCCTCCAAGAAGAGGATTTTCATGGGCCTCATCCCCAACGACCAGAGTGGCTTCGTCAACGGCATCCGACAGGTCATCACCAACCACAAACAGGTCCAGCAGCACCGCTCG ATGGGTTCAGGAGGGCCGATGCCAGGGCCACCTGGCCAGGTTCAACCCAATCAGAACTTCCTCAACCGGCCGCAGGGGCCCATCCCTGTCTCCCATGGCAACGTGCAGCAGCAG tCTGTGGTGGTGGGCATGCCCTCTGTTAGTCAGGTCACTCTGATGGAGGAACAGCAGAGACAGGCCAACCTG ATGACGATGAGAGCATCCGGCGCACCTAATCAGCAGCCACCCGTCACTGGTGCTCCGCCCAACCAGGTCGCTCAGGGTGGACAGGCCCCGCCCCAGGGTGCCATGCTCCGCCTTCCAAACCCAGGAGCCAATCCACAGCTGCGCAGTCTCCTCCTCAGCCAACAGCAGCCA CAGGGTGGTGTTGGTCACATGCAGGGCATGATGCCTCACCAGGGGCTGGGAGGGCAGCTGGTCCACCCTACTCCAGGAGCGGGCCCCCAAATGCAGGCCCAGTGGAGACAGCCCCTGGCAG gtcagaTGATGATGGCTGCTGGTCAGAGGGGCCCTGGAGCCCAGCCCCCCGGGATGCCCCAGGTGTCTTCCGTCATGGAGGATGAGATTCTCATGGACCTTATTTGA